From the genome of Lutzomyia longipalpis isolate SR_M1_2022 chromosome 2, ASM2433408v1, one region includes:
- the LOC129789369 gene encoding polycomb protein Pcl isoform X1 has product MSQSEDSAQGGGDTQMDTDDAHFVQPAPPEMHPSTPNTLAKGKSPPEGPANTIMITNKYSNAGVTSQTQKSNNSIMILTSHNHTDVSSNITSSSQINICINNHFSDSITSSSATVTTESGDERLLNGKEAQQQQLDEPDSTTCHFKDSRSQPNTPLVVPPDPTASPSAGKNTPELEDTTNPPAADAQPPPKTSADFASGDEVLVHKGDVFYLGTIIVIGRKQACVYFGDDTKCWVYFDEMRKLNVTANGDASGPLCVHCKERSGKEPDSIVDVCKRCQRGYHKKCTGMDVKNGIHCRRCFEQNSLNGVNGGKYFNKNNNSMGDERLSFSDNSLSPFDTGNFFPLRTSDNKDAWSGSSNNSDLSTASSNGNHKGRKLYTCGRRLRERQEKNYAESTRRPPAAATNPQASTSSGCSDASSSSSSSSSLLNFTAATFLSQQLLSSQRSGAARGSVASDKGGSIISKIFDTRTPSNFANGEKYVIRGKRIDVDGNIQYLVEWEGVS; this is encoded by the exons ATGTCACAGAGTGAGGATTCCGCACAAGGTGGTGGCGACACCCAGATGGACACAGACGATGCCCATTTTGTCCAGCCGGCACCCCCTGAGATGCACCCGAGCACCCCCAATACACTGGCAAAGGGAAAATCACCGCCAGAGGGGCCAGCCAATACAATCATGATTACGAATAAGTACAGCAATGCAGGGGTCACGAGTCAGACCCAAAAGAGTAACAACTCCATCATGATTCTCACCTCGCACAATCACACAGACGTGTCGTCGAACATAACGTCGTCAAGTCAAATCAACATCTGCATCAACAATCACTTTAGCGACAGCATCACCAGCTCATCCGCCACGGTGACCACGGAGAGCGGTGATGAGCGGCTGTTGAATGGGAAGGAAGCCCAGCAGCAGCAACTGGATGAACCCGACTCCACAACGTGTCACTTCAAAGACTCTCGATCTCAGCCAAACACGCCCCTTGTCGTGCCACCGGACCCCACGGCCTCTCCGTCAGCAGGCAAGAATACACCCGAACTCGAGGACACCACCAACCCACCGGCCGCAGATGCTCAACCACCGCCCAAGACTTCCGCAGACTTTGCCAGCGGGGACGAGGTACTTGTACACAAGGGGGATGTTTTCTACCTCGGCACCATCATTGTCATCGGCAGGAAGCAGGCATGTGTCTACTTTGGCGATGACACCAAGTGCTGGGTTTACTTCGATGAGATGCGCAAGCTTAACGTCACTGCCAATGGCGATGCTTCCGGACCCCTATGTGTTCACTGCAAAGAGCGCAGTGGTAAGGAGCCCGACTCCATTGTGGATGTCTGCAAGCGCTGTCAACGTGGATACCACAAAAAATGCACGGGAATGGATGTGAAGAATGGGATTCACTGCAGAAG GTGTTTCGAACAAAATAGTCTGAATGGCgtgaatggtggaaaatattttaataagaataacAATTCGATGGGTGATGAAAGATTGTCCTTTTCGGATAATTCTCTATCGCCATTTGAT ACAGGGAATTTCTTCCCACTTCGCACCTCGGACAACAAGGATGCGTGGTCGGGATCGTCAAATAATTCGGACTTAAGCACAGCTTCGTCTAATGGGAATCACAAGGGACGTAAATTGTACACGTGTGGGCGTCGACTGAGGGAGAGGCAGGAGAAGAATTATGCTGAGAGCACACGACGTCCACCGGCTGCTGCAACGAACCCTCAGGCATCCACATCATCTGGCTGTTCCGATGCCTCGTCGTCGTCGTCATCGTCATCGTCGCTACTTAACTTCACAGCCGCAACATTCCTCAGTCAGCAGCTGCTAAGCAGCCAACGTTCGGGCGCAGCTCGAGGGTCTGTCGCATCAGATAAAGGTGGGTCAATCATAAGTAAGATCTTTGATACGAGAACCCCATCGAATTTCGCCAATGGCGAAAAGTACGTGATTCGCGGGAAGAGAATTGATGTCGATGGGAATATTCAATACCTCGTCGAATGGGAGGGTGTCTCTTAA